ATTCTGCACCAGATGGatagataattaaatatagcattgcaatcaatattttttgtaaaaaaatgtacAGGTCTGTATGATTTGAAGATTGAATGCAACACACCTCAGCAACCATGTCACTGAAATCCTCGCGCTGACTCCGTAACTTCTCTTCCTCCCTTGCTTCTTCATACCTGGAATAGTTCCAGAAGAGGTTACAAACTAGATACATGATATTAACATCAACAATGggcaacaaaaaattcaaaatagaaTTCATACTTTGCAGGTAAAACATTCTCCATGGCATCCAACTCCTCTGGCAGTAAAGTGACATCCACTTTATCTGACTTTTGACCTTTAAGCAAGTCCACCTGAAAACCAAGAAACATATTATCCCACTATAAAAGATAACCGTACATAGCCCCCTTACCCTAAAAAATAAGAGAGCGAAACTCTTCATTCTTACCCTTTTAGCCCCTGACTTTTCCTGGGTGCCAGTGCCAACCACATACCTGGAGAGAAAGAGTATATCAAGATACAAACAATTGTGAGGAAAAAAGGGAGGGGaggaacaaaaatattatacaaatttAACATACGTGTGTGTAGTTCCAAGCAAAGTTCCGGGAGCAAGTTTTTCCTCCTTTTCTTCAAGGACCTTCACAGAAAATATGATTAATGACATCAACTAACTGATCAAGAGAAGCTAAAACTGATGAAAGAGCAGCAATAGAAAGAAAGACTAACTTGATAAAGAGGCCTTTCAGGTTCCTTCCTCTGTT
This sequence is a window from Cicer arietinum cultivar CDC Frontier isolate Library 1 unplaced genomic scaffold, Cicar.CDCFrontier_v2.0 Ca_scaffold_5397_v2.0, whole genome shotgun sequence. Protein-coding genes within it:
- the LOC101499885 gene encoding uncharacterized protein; protein product: FVFSTPTGVETPDVIDLRKQQRKEPERPLYQVLEEKEEKLAPGTLLGTTHTYVVGTGTQEKSGAKRVDLLKGQKSDKVDVTLLPEELDAMENVLPAKYEEAREEEKLRSQREDFSDMVAENEKKRKRKMQEKDGKSKKKDFKF